One genomic region from Sphingobacterium multivorum encodes:
- a CDS encoding helix-turn-helix domain-containing protein translates to MKKALYIHLETVFGEARQPEDSTLQPHIPMSNGESRYYRNASGQAYLQEFDGLLAYINILDVKASNRMVIPLRILQADLHLFYLIGKDGAIQIKDMKQDVTYTISSSRGRYIYLPSGDYALHLPGGSYTLFNFYFRGSIFRNGNERPFRFLHPLIDAYRSNSPLSSCSVDFRVGSITIARLQHFVLNLRAGDLDNDKFIYEELNGLIKLSKKKIFNEYERQLGSDQEAQDIYDEMKNRISRHGQEFRIAALCDFFGKSQQYIGRIYRKKYKQSLQAGRKQLLIEHIKQQILLDDSISHVAYSCGFNSIHHFSNFFKQETGLSPSEYLDGFRKEY, encoded by the coding sequence ATGAAAAAAGCATTATATATTCATTTGGAAACTGTGTTTGGCGAGGCCCGTCAACCTGAGGATTCGACGCTTCAGCCGCATATCCCCATGTCCAATGGCGAATCTCGCTATTATCGAAATGCCTCTGGCCAAGCCTATCTGCAAGAATTTGACGGCCTACTTGCTTATATCAATATTCTGGATGTTAAGGCGTCCAACAGGATGGTTATTCCCTTACGTATCCTTCAGGCAGATCTCCATCTGTTCTACCTGATCGGAAAGGACGGTGCCATTCAAATCAAAGACATGAAGCAGGATGTCACCTACACTATTTCCTCCAGTCGAGGCCGGTATATCTACTTACCATCAGGAGATTATGCACTTCACTTACCTGGTGGAAGTTATACACTTTTCAATTTTTACTTCCGGGGTAGTATTTTCCGCAATGGAAATGAGCGTCCATTCCGATTTCTCCATCCCTTGATTGATGCCTATCGCAGCAACAGCCCCTTATCGTCCTGTAGTGTTGATTTTCGCGTCGGATCAATAACCATTGCACGACTGCAACACTTCGTATTAAATCTGAGGGCAGGCGATTTAGACAATGATAAATTTATCTACGAAGAGCTCAATGGACTGATCAAACTATCCAAAAAGAAAATCTTTAACGAATATGAACGGCAGCTGGGAAGCGATCAGGAGGCACAGGATATATACGATGAAATGAAAAATAGGATTAGCCGGCATGGCCAGGAATTTAGAATCGCAGCGCTCTGCGATTTCTTTGGCAAGAGCCAGCAATACATCGGCCGGATCTACCGAAAGAAATACAAACAGTCTTTGCAGGCAGGAAGAAAGCAGCTGCTTATTGAGCATATCAAACAACAAATTCTGTTGGATGACAGTATCAGTCATGTAGCTTATTCTTGCGGTTTCAACAGTATCCACCACTTCAGCAATTTTTTTAAACAAGAGACTGGGTTGTCACCGAGTGAATATCTTGATGGCTTTAGAAAGGAGTACTAG